From a region of the Zingiber officinale cultivar Zhangliang chromosome 4B, Zo_v1.1, whole genome shotgun sequence genome:
- the LOC121977916 gene encoding putative invertase inhibitor produces the protein MMKRSLMSSLLLLFFLQSISGSSSNSSPHIEAVCENVQDSYVDKKYCIKTLSSDVRSRGADDRGLGVIAAELTAAKAVAIKSHIEKARRKARDGYGRRRAEAALQIFSDVIPSVQWAAESIKGEFYASAGAVLFVALDAASACVGVVELGKAADEYVNLALLAQAIAVHLH, from the exons ATGATGAAGCGCTCGTTGATGTCTTCTCtacttctccttttcttcctgcAATCCATTTCTGGCTCCTCTTCGAATTCTTCTCCACATATAGAAGCTGTTTGCGAAAATGTGCAAGACAGCTACGTTGACAAGAAGTACTGCATCAAAACTCTGTCCTCCGACGTCCGTAGCCGCGGCGCCGACGATCGAGGCCTCGGAGTCATCGCCGCCGAGCTCACCGCTGCAAAGGCCGTCGCCATCAAGTCCCACATCGAGAAG GCGAGGAGGAAGGCGAGGGATGGGTACGGGCGGCGGCGAGCGGAGGCTGCGCTGCAGATATTCTCAGACGTGATACCGTCGGTGCAGTGGGCGGCGGAGTCGATAAAGGGGGAGTTCTACGCGAGCGCGGGGGCGGTGCTGTTCGTGGCGCTGGACGCGGCATCGGCGTGCGTGGGGGTGGTGGAGCTGGGCAAGGCCGCCGACGAGTACGTCAATCTGGCGCTCCTCGCTCAGGCCATCGCCGTCCACTTGCATTAG
- the LOC121977917 gene encoding pectinesterase inhibitor-like: MGTGIMRAAVLLLLCNVLSHPSSSSATATERPLPAPAVKSTTMAMEKACNLTLDPNFCLVSLQADPRSRSADLSGLAAVALDLAVANATSTIAKLSDLRASASGSSSAKPSTRNKLEACLILYRNAVPPLRLAAEFLAEEHVEVARAMMEAPVFAPGSCGQLLGRVLAKENDDLFNLMLISRRIAEALTP; this comes from the coding sequence ATGGGAACGGGAATAATgagagctgctgttcttcttcttctctgcaacGTCCTCTCCCACCCATCCTCCTCCTCTGCGACTGCAACCGAGCGGCCGCTGCCGGCGCCGGCGGTGAAGTCAACGACGATGGCGATGGAGAAAGCCTGCAACCTCACCCTGGACCCTAACTTCTGCCTGGTCTCACTCCAGGCCGACCCCCGCAGCCGCTCCGCGGACCTCTCCGGCCTCGCCGCCGTCGCCCTCGACCTCGCCGTCGCCAACGCAACCTCTACCATCGCCAAGCTGTCCGACCTGCGCGCCTCCGCTTCCGGTTCCTCCTCCGCCAAGCCCTCGACCAGGAACAAGCTCGAGGCATGCCTGATCCTCTACCGGAACGCGGTGCCGCCGCTGCGGCTGGCGGCGGAGTTCCTGGCGGAGGAGCACGTAGAGGTGGCAAGGGCCATGATGGAGGCGCCTGTTTTCGCGCCGGGGAGCTGCGGGCAGCTGCTGGGGCGGGTGCTAGCCAAGGAAAACGACGATCTCTTCAATCTCATGCTCATCTCCAGAAGAATTGCAGAGGCTTTGACGCCATGA
- the LOC121977918 gene encoding FCS-Like Zinc finger 3-like codes for MDSSVSSTDLESGCPPPPDDLRPRRAPPSQYALRPRKPPSSSSSSPLGRFFCDGLDDEQPIHFLDACFRCLRPLAGNRDIFMYRGDLPFCSVECRQEQIEMDEGKEVRKNWKLARRPSLRPVGSNGGDSPPKSHKTVVAAAM; via the exons ATGGATTCCTCCGTCTCCTCTACCGATCTCGAGTCCGGGTGCCCTCCTCCACCCGACGATCTCCGTCCACGTCGCGCTCCGCCGTCCCAATATGCTCTGAGGCCTCGGAAGccgccctcctcctcctcctcctccccgcTCGGCCGGTTCTTCTGCGACGGGTTGGATGACGAGCAGCCGATCCACTTCCTCGACGCTTGCTTCCGCTGCCTCCGGCCGCTCGCCGGAAACCGAGACATCTTCATGTACAG AGGGGATTTGCCGTTCTGCAGCGTGGAGTGCCGGCAGGAGCAGATCGAGATGGATGAGGGAAAGGAGGTCAGGAAGAACTGGAAGCTCGCTCGCAGGCCTTCTCTCCGGCCCGTGGGATCCAACGGCGGCGATAGCCCGCCCAAATCTCACAAAACCGTCGTCGCCGCCGCCATGTGA
- the LOC121977919 gene encoding uncharacterized protein LOC121977919 produces MASYGGVLRRSASVVQRARDGVRSTRKALARFARPQSFAAPPDAEAAAVRAVRNVRSFRFHYALLFWILILASLFPHRRPTMLFLMAASKLALFFGALLKVFPNSAIVQRIVDRRVMGALVIFVIGTEIVVTNAVLEFLLAVAVGVPLVLLHAVFRVRDDLTAVVEETAAVVNGGEFRQIVEKEKKEDLELGS; encoded by the coding sequence ATGGCGAGCTACGGCGGCGTTCTCCGGCGCTCCGCCTCCGTAGTGCAGCGCGCCCGAGATGGAGTTCGATCCACCCGCAAGGCTCTGGCTCGCTTCGCCAGGCCTCAGTCCTTCGCCGCGCCGCCCGACGCCGAAGCTGCTGCTGTCCGCGCCGTCCGCAACGTCCGATCCTTCCGCTTCCATTATGCGCTTCTATTCTGGATCCTGATCCTCGCCTCCCTCTTCCCCCACCGCCGCCCCACCATGCTCTTCCTCATGGCCGCCTCCAAGCTCGCCCTCTTCTTCGGCGCACTCCTCAAGGTCTTCCCCAATTCTGCCATTGTCCAGCGCATCGTCGATCGAAGAGTTATGGGAGCGCTTGTGATCTTCGTGATCGGGACCGAGATCGTGGTGACGAACGCTGTGCTGGAGTTTCTGCTAGCGGTGGCTGTCGGCGTGCCCTTGGTGCTTCTCCACGCCGTGTTCCGCGTGCGGGACGACTTAACGGCTGTAGTCGAAGAGACAGCGGCGGTTGTAAACGGTGGAGAATTCAGACAGATCGTGgagaaggagaaaaaggaagaTCTTGAACTGGGTTCGTGA